A region of the Kamptonema formosum PCC 6407 genome:
CTCCGATCACTTTCCTCAAAGTATCGCTTCACTTCTGGGGGAAAGTGTTGGCACGATGGCAAGGTGTCCCCTTGTCAGAAAACACAGCAGTGCAAGAGGGTGAAGCTAAATTCTTTTGGCCCTGGGTACAAGAAAGTCGTGCCGATGTAGTCCTAGCTGAGGGAGAGAAAAAAGCAGGGTGTCTGCTAACTCTTGGTCACGCGGCGATCGCTCTCCCTGGTATCTCAATGGGATGGCGCGTAACGGACAGAGATTTTGATGGGAAGGCGATCGCACGGGAATTGCACCCCGACTTGTTGCCCTTCGATGACGGGCGCTCCATTACGATCGCTTTTGACTACCGCCCCGGTGACTGGTTCGAGTCTCCTGAATTTAAAAACGCGGCCATCCTTGCCAGACTCTTTAAAAAGTCCACAGTCAAGATTGCCAGACTACCGGGCCCGCAGAAGGGCATTGATGATT
Encoded here:
- a CDS encoding DUF3854 domain-containing protein, producing MNISYNQKSKTESYIQDYFQDWLDSGVDPEIINLNVEAIAGADLFRHLWPDAKYINRGILNAKYKRCWDECVGFDGSSLTEAWKCGARIKILKGPLLKPDHKGKVNKYRNSEGRKAPITFLKVSLHFWGKVLARWQGVPLSENTAVQEGEAKFFWPWVQESRADVVLAEGEKKAGCLLTLGHAAIALPGISMGWRVTDRDFDGKAIARELHPDLLPFDDGRSITIAFDYRPGDWFESPEFKNAAILARLFKKSTVKIARLPGPQKGIDD